One genomic window of Luteitalea pratensis includes the following:
- a CDS encoding DUF2339 domain-containing protein, with amino-acid sequence MEILIGLVFLGASLAVAFVLPVLSYLRASKALQRADALARDVQALHAEIVALRATPPMTAAPPTQSDAGPARAAWVAEVRDLAATPPPPMPTGSIEAPGEATLATPSRVGDVLDEREAPSPVPTAAPALMGASTPIEAATSAAALAAPADSLRPISVPPIGEPDVSGLPKADGRMPTADSLEERIGARWLLYAGIGSLVLGLSYFIKFAFDNGWVSEPLRVATGLAAGGALLWFGQRFVRQGLAFFGHALSGGGLVVLYVAIYAALHVYGLIAPPLAFAAMLAVTALGTWLADRHRVQVLAALSLLGAFVTPVLVGGSEDRQLFLFVYNALLLAGALAMVVRHAWAGIAVLAYALAVLMSAAWAATFYRPALGLRTLLLLTVHLGIVIGMIIALRRQRARSSLAIPASWVLLSAPLLYHAAALWLIGRSQGTFLVYLLVATVAGLSGTYHAGWRWARTIVLVLVMLPFADWLQHLATPRWYAAGIVTAIALYLLHLAGQWRDLSDDDPAVPVPLSELVHTHATGAFLPLTLYAFFAEHAAWWNAPILTGLALWNLAVAAVLRVRMPVLSSQFVALGASIGAVAVSEWFEGPLVAIGWAIEGAALGHTALRSRHRWLDAGAVGLLILSALRLIDALIQPMAVGTWPIVNTRAFATLVIVGAMAWLAARANDDPDPVAGPPVRHGLIIGANVLAIAWISAEIALVFGERAYASSAAGLPAGAARAELAQQVALSVAWALYAVGLVAAGFRRGYAPARYLAIALFALTILKVLTKDIAELDRVYRMLSVLGLGALLVAASYLYQRMAVSRDSTESASS; translated from the coding sequence GTGGAAATCCTGATCGGACTCGTGTTCCTCGGCGCGTCGCTCGCGGTGGCCTTCGTCCTGCCGGTGCTGTCGTACCTGCGCGCATCGAAGGCCTTGCAGCGAGCCGACGCGCTCGCCCGCGACGTGCAGGCCCTGCACGCGGAGATTGTCGCGCTTCGCGCGACGCCTCCCATGACGGCGGCACCGCCGACGCAGTCCGACGCCGGGCCGGCGCGGGCGGCCTGGGTGGCAGAGGTGCGCGACCTCGCCGCCACCCCACCGCCCCCGATGCCAACGGGGTCAATCGAGGCGCCTGGCGAAGCCACGCTCGCAACGCCTTCGCGGGTAGGAGACGTGCTCGACGAGCGCGAGGCACCCTCGCCAGTGCCCACCGCAGCCCCAGCATTGATGGGCGCATCGACGCCGATCGAAGCCGCAACGTCGGCCGCAGCGCTCGCGGCACCCGCGGATTCCCTGCGCCCGATTTCCGTACCACCCATCGGCGAACCCGACGTGTCGGGGCTCCCGAAGGCCGACGGCCGAATGCCGACGGCCGATTCCCTGGAGGAACGGATCGGCGCACGTTGGCTCCTGTACGCCGGCATCGGCTCGCTGGTCCTCGGGCTCAGCTACTTCATCAAGTTCGCGTTCGACAACGGATGGGTGAGCGAGCCGTTACGTGTGGCAACCGGTCTGGCTGCGGGCGGGGCCCTGCTGTGGTTCGGTCAGCGGTTCGTCCGGCAGGGGCTCGCCTTCTTCGGGCACGCCCTGAGCGGTGGCGGGCTCGTCGTGCTGTACGTGGCCATCTATGCCGCCTTGCACGTGTACGGCCTGATTGCGCCACCGCTGGCTTTCGCGGCGATGCTCGCCGTGACTGCGCTTGGCACGTGGCTCGCGGACCGGCACCGCGTGCAGGTGCTCGCCGCGCTGTCGCTCCTCGGGGCCTTCGTCACGCCCGTGCTCGTGGGTGGCAGCGAGGATCGGCAGCTGTTCCTGTTCGTCTACAACGCATTGTTGCTGGCCGGCGCCCTGGCGATGGTCGTGCGCCACGCCTGGGCCGGCATCGCCGTGCTCGCGTATGCACTCGCGGTCCTGATGTCGGCGGCGTGGGCGGCCACCTTCTACCGTCCGGCCCTGGGCCTGCGGACGCTGCTGCTCCTCACGGTGCACCTGGGGATCGTGATCGGGATGATCATCGCGCTGCGACGGCAGCGCGCACGATCGTCGCTGGCGATCCCAGCGTCCTGGGTGCTCCTGTCGGCGCCGCTGCTCTACCACGCGGCGGCGCTATGGCTGATCGGCCGCTCCCAGGGGACGTTCCTCGTCTACCTCCTGGTCGCCACGGTCGCCGGGCTCTCGGGCACGTACCACGCAGGCTGGCGATGGGCTCGCACAATCGTGCTGGTGCTGGTCATGTTGCCGTTCGCCGACTGGCTGCAGCACCTCGCCACGCCCCGTTGGTACGCCGCCGGCATCGTCACAGCGATCGCCCTGTACCTGCTGCACCTGGCCGGCCAGTGGCGCGACCTCAGCGATGACGACCCCGCTGTCCCGGTTCCGCTCTCCGAACTGGTCCACACCCATGCGACGGGGGCGTTCCTGCCGCTGACGCTCTATGCGTTCTTCGCGGAGCACGCGGCCTGGTGGAACGCGCCCATCCTCACCGGCCTGGCCCTGTGGAACCTGGCCGTCGCGGCGGTGCTGCGCGTGCGCATGCCGGTGCTGTCGTCGCAGTTCGTCGCGCTGGGCGCGTCGATCGGCGCGGTCGCCGTCAGCGAATGGTTCGAGGGTCCGCTCGTCGCCATCGGGTGGGCCATCGAAGGCGCCGCCCTCGGGCACACGGCGCTGCGTTCACGCCACCGTTGGCTGGATGCCGGCGCCGTCGGCCTGCTCATCCTGAGCGCGCTGCGGCTGATCGATGCGCTCATCCAGCCGATGGCGGTCGGCACGTGGCCGATCGTCAACACGCGCGCGTTCGCGACGCTGGTCATCGTCGGCGCCATGGCGTGGCTCGCCGCTCGCGCCAACGATGACCCCGACCCCGTCGCAGGTCCCCCCGTGCGTCATGGCCTGATAATCGGCGCCAACGTGCTGGCCATCGCCTGGATTTCCGCCGAGATCGCGCTCGTCTTCGGCGAACGGGCCTACGCGTCGAGCGCTGCGGGGTTGCCCGCGGGTGCCGCGCGCGCGGAGCTGGCGCAGCAGGTCGCGCTCTCCGTGGCCTGGGCGTTGTATGCGGTGGGGCTCGTCGCTGCCGGCTTTCGCCGGGGATACGCCCCGGCGCGTTACCTGGCCATCGCGCTGTTCGCCCTCACCATACTGAAGGTCCTGACCAAGGACATCGCGGAACTCGATCGCGTCTACCGGATGCTCAGCGTGCTCGGGCTCGGGGCATTGCTGGTGGCGGCGTCCTATCTCTATCAGCGCATGGCGGTCAGTCGCGACTCGACCGAATCGGCATCCTCCTAG